The nucleotide sequence AGAGTCTTCTTCTCCTATATAATGAAGTTTGCAatcatcatttttttctcaCTTATATCTGCTCTTTTGGGTTTTGCAGCGCGACGAGTGTAGATGTTGAGGAACAGCTCTACAGGGTTGCAAAAGACATGGGAGTTACTTTCATAACCTCATCACAAGTAAGTTCTTTTTTGTTGCCCATTCACTCATTACCATGAGGCCACATGACCAACCAAAATCTCactatttcttcttctcacaaAAACGTCAGCGTCCGGCTCTGATCCCGTTCCACTCCTTGGAGCTAAGGCTGATTGATGGAGAAGGAAACTGGGAGCTACGTTCTATCGAGCAGACAGCAGAGTAGACTCAGCAAGACACTTGCGtagttttaaaacaataataaagcCAAAAGCTATTAGAACCTTATGCGAATACCTCTTGTACCACAGATTATATGGTATGTAGTTTCTCGATTCTTTCTCCGCAGAAATAGAACGCTTCCATCCATGTTACTGATTTCGTTTGATTTGGAGGAAATAGAATGtaattaatttgattaaattatttcccttaaaaaatatgattcaaTCAATATATATGGAATGAAAGGAATATTCACTTTGATTGTTAGTAGAGTAGTAATAGGAAAATCAGACTTGGAGGTCCAAGGGTTTATATATTTAACGTATGAAGGAGtaaaaagaagaagcagccatGTCTCATCATCTCAGGCGGCTCAAGCCATCCTTTGGAGTAAGCCACCTCACAGCAGCTTCTTCTCGGAGCTTCTCTAATTGCATCTTTAAGGTTAAACCTTGTGGAACTACTGTGAGAGACGGCGACGTTGGATATCTAGCTATCTACAGCTATGTTGATAAATTGATCGACTGCACACAAAAGAAGGTGCCTATGGAGTTAGCAAAGGGGATGGGAACCACCATAGGAGCATCCCACGGCTGGGTAGCAACTTTGAAAAATGGGATCATTCGTCTTCAAGATGACTTCGACCCCTATGCGTCGTATACAGACCCAAAACGCATTCCTCTGCCTCCTCTTGTAACTCTGCCTCATTGCCAAACCCAAATCGTAACCAACATAGCAATGTCCTCTTCCTCCTCCCAGAGGATGAAGACTGCATCGTGGCTGTCAAGTTCTTGGGACCTCAGCTAAGCTTGTGTAGGCCTTCTCAGGGAGATTGCAAGTGGAGCAACATCAGAATCACAGACCCCAGCTTCTTCTCCTCCCATGTAATGTACTCCAAGAGAGATGGCATGTTCTCCATGCCCGCTGCTGGAGGAAACTACACAGCATCGTGTGATCTTGGGAGACACGTGAACGAACCAAAGATTCAGATGCTGTCGTACCCGAAACAACGCGTGTTTGAAGATCTGTATGTAAAGAGCACGGGTACGTTTATCGAGAAAGAGTTTCTGAGAAAGTTCGACTGGAAGCACTCGGACTGGTCATGCAGGATGGAGCACTACTTGGTGGAGTCGTCACACACAGGTGAGACGTTTCTGGTGAAATGGTCTAAAGATATTAACCCACAAGACGGGAGAAGTGAATTGGACCTATTCCTTGTGTTGAGAATAGACGAGGAAGGAAACGCTGAATATACTAAAGACTTTGGAGGTGAGTGCATTTTCATCTCTAAGGCTGAATCTTTTTGTCTCCCGGCATCTTGTTTAAATGACAAGAGACCAAACTGCATCTATCATTTAAGCGACACGAGTTTTGGAATAAGTTGCATGGATGATGATTGGAAAGAGAGGGGTGGAGACCTAGCTTTCCCAGGCCCTTTTTGGT is from Brassica napus cultivar Da-Ae unplaced genomic scaffold, Da-Ae ScsIHWf_46;HRSCAF=85, whole genome shotgun sequence and encodes:
- the LOC125604139 gene encoding uncharacterized protein LOC125604139 → MSHHLRRLKPSFGVSHLTAASSRSFSNCIFKVKPCGTTVRDGDVGYLAIYSYVDKLIDCTQKKVPMELAKGMGTTIGASHGWVATLKNGIIRLQDDFDPYASYTDPKRIPLPPLLSLCRPSQGDCKWSNIRITDPSFFSSHVMYSKRDGMFSMPAAGGNYTASCDLGRHVNEPKIQMLSYPKQRVFEDLYVKSTGTFIEKEFLRKFDWKHSDWSCRMEHYLVESSHTGETFLVKWSKDINPQDGRSELDLFLVLRIDEEGNAEYTKDFGGECIFISKAESFCLPASCLNDKRPNCIYHLSDTSFGISCMDDDWKERGGDLAFPGPFWFPPKLDSKGKRILSSGIQYQV